The proteins below are encoded in one region of Fervidicoccaceae archaeon:
- the aroC gene encoding chorismate synthase — protein MLGERFRITLFGESHGPCVGVVIEGCPPGLEINEEIIAKELSKRAPGGCLVSSRAEPDRPEILSGVFRGRTTGAPITIIVRNVDVDSEFYEEVKYKPRPGHADYVAWARYRGFNDYRGGGIFSGRITVGLVAAGAVAKVLLKLHGIRVVSYVKRIGHVDASIDPSMDIESLERSALESPVRCPDPRASTAMVELLREVQREGDSVGGIVETIATGLPLGLGEPPMDTLDGDLAKILFAIPAVKGVEFGLGFELAKMRGSEANDEWTVLEDGGEKRVALASNKCGGILGGLSTGSPLVFRVVFKPTPTIRRPQRTVDLRTLQSTIIEGRGRHDPCVAVRGAAAVEAATSIILADHLLRWNSWRGASF, from the coding sequence GTGCTAGGGGAAAGATTTAGGATAACTCTCTTCGGCGAGAGCCACGGGCCTTGCGTGGGAGTGGTCATAGAGGGGTGCCCCCCCGGTCTCGAGATAAACGAGGAGATCATAGCGAAGGAGCTTTCCAAACGCGCGCCGGGCGGCTGCCTGGTCTCGTCGAGAGCGGAGCCCGATAGACCAGAGATACTGAGCGGGGTCTTCCGCGGTAGAACAACTGGGGCTCCTATAACGATCATCGTTAGGAACGTCGACGTAGACTCGGAATTCTACGAGGAGGTCAAATACAAGCCCAGGCCGGGCCACGCGGATTACGTAGCATGGGCTAGGTACAGGGGCTTCAACGACTACAGGGGAGGAGGGATCTTTTCCGGGAGGATCACGGTAGGTCTCGTGGCGGCGGGAGCCGTAGCTAAGGTCCTCCTCAAGCTCCACGGGATCCGCGTGGTGTCCTACGTCAAGAGAATAGGTCACGTGGACGCCTCAATAGACCCCTCTATGGATATCGAGAGCTTAGAGAGGTCTGCGCTCGAGAGCCCCGTGCGGTGCCCCGATCCAAGAGCGTCAACGGCTATGGTGGAGCTACTCCGAGAGGTGCAACGGGAGGGAGATAGCGTAGGCGGCATCGTTGAGACAATAGCAACCGGCCTCCCCCTAGGCTTAGGAGAACCTCCCATGGATACACTCGACGGAGATCTCGCCAAGATTCTATTCGCTATACCGGCCGTGAAAGGCGTGGAGTTCGGCCTTGGCTTCGAGTTGGCCAAGATGCGCGGCAGTGAGGCTAACGATGAGTGGACAGTCCTCGAGGATGGCGGAGAGAAACGCGTGGCCCTCGCCTCGAATAAATGCGGCGGAATCCTAGGAGGACTCAGCACAGGATCCCCGCTCGTCTTCCGCGTGGTCTTCAAGCCGACCCCGACCATAAGGAGGCCGCAGAGAACGGTAGACCTCAGGACCCTTCAATCGACCATCATTGAGGGTCGCGGAAGACATGACCCGTGCGTAGCGGTACGAGGGGCTGCCGCAGTGGAGGCCGCCACATCGATCATCTTGGCTGACCACCTCCTGAGGTGGAACTCTTGGCGAGGAGCTTCCTTCTAG
- the aroA gene encoding 3-phosphoshikimate 1-carboxyvinyltransferase, giving the protein MRVRVRPVDHVEGEVEALPSKSYTHRLIFSSLLATGESQIEGMLIAGTTLVALRAARKFGAEIEGALVRPPDRLRAPPYVYCGGSGTTIRLATAVAALVGGPTILYGNSSLNRRPMAPLVESLRELGAEVLSRDGFPPVAVRASKLARGVRVRVDGSKSSQFVSALLLIAPLLELEVEVVGELKSSPYVDMTVEVMSWFGARVHVEGRSLFIAEPLDGYRPARVKVPGDFSLASFPLALGALAGRVRVTGLSTRTKQGDRAVVEILREMGAKVRVGDAAVEVERADPLEGVEVNCSDTPDLVPVLAALAAHARGVTVLKGVEHLAYKESDRLRSLVSNLRRLGVHAEAREGSLVVRGGRVRGGTVSSYGDHRIAMAMAVAATRAEGPVVISGFEKHRESYPSFIDDLRKLGVVVEVIGRARGKI; this is encoded by the coding sequence TTGAGGGTCCGAGTGAGGCCGGTGGACCATGTGGAGGGAGAAGTCGAGGCTCTTCCGTCGAAGAGCTACACGCACAGGCTCATTTTCTCCTCGTTACTCGCTACTGGAGAGTCGCAGATCGAAGGAATGTTAATAGCCGGGACGACGCTAGTGGCGTTGCGCGCGGCGAGGAAGTTCGGGGCCGAGATCGAGGGGGCCCTCGTGCGCCCCCCCGATAGGCTGAGGGCTCCTCCTTACGTCTATTGTGGAGGCTCTGGAACCACGATCAGATTGGCCACGGCTGTGGCGGCACTAGTCGGAGGCCCCACGATTCTCTACGGAAACTCTTCGCTAAATAGGAGGCCGATGGCCCCTCTAGTCGAGTCGCTGAGAGAGTTGGGAGCCGAGGTCTTATCTCGCGATGGTTTCCCTCCCGTGGCCGTGAGAGCTTCGAAGTTGGCGAGAGGGGTTAGGGTGCGCGTGGATGGCTCCAAGAGCTCGCAGTTCGTTAGTGCCCTGCTCTTGATAGCTCCGCTGCTCGAGCTCGAGGTAGAGGTTGTCGGCGAGCTCAAATCTTCCCCCTACGTCGATATGACCGTCGAAGTTATGTCATGGTTCGGGGCCAGAGTGCATGTAGAGGGGCGCTCCCTCTTCATAGCAGAGCCGTTGGACGGTTATAGGCCGGCGCGCGTGAAAGTCCCAGGAGATTTCTCGCTTGCCTCTTTCCCTTTAGCTCTCGGCGCTCTCGCTGGGCGAGTGCGCGTCACCGGCCTCTCCACGCGAACGAAGCAGGGCGACAGAGCCGTGGTCGAAATCCTCCGAGAAATGGGAGCGAAGGTTAGAGTGGGGGACGCGGCCGTCGAAGTGGAACGCGCCGATCCTCTCGAGGGCGTGGAGGTGAACTGCTCTGATACGCCAGACCTCGTACCCGTTTTAGCAGCTCTAGCCGCTCACGCCAGAGGAGTCACCGTTCTCAAAGGAGTAGAGCACTTGGCATACAAAGAGTCCGATAGATTGAGATCCCTCGTTTCGAATCTCCGTAGACTAGGAGTGCACGCCGAGGCTCGCGAGGGCTCGCTCGTGGTGCGAGGCGGGCGCGTACGCGGAGGAACCGTAAGCTCCTACGGGGATCACAGAATAGCCATGGCCATGGCCGTCGCCGCGACGAGGGCCGAAGGTCCTGTGGTTATCTCGGGCTTTGAGAAACATAGAGAGTCCTACCCGAGCTTCATAGACGATCTCAGAAAGCTTGGAGTGGTCGTCGAGGTGATAGGTCGTGCTAGGGGAAAGATTTAG
- a CDS encoding shikimate kinase, translating into MKKGVGGAHGALSFLNAIPTGVGAAVGVNLRMECEVELLDEPVVVGKSRARGAPVELESDVSLSLLETLRERFGYSGGLRFSVESEIPVAKGMKSSTALLGCLLRGWLDAMSIRLDLMEEARLVVEIARRARLTLTGALDDALATLGEGLFVTNNSEGKLLRHLRLPKMQVVALVPRRSIHIREVDKGAYERLRNAYEEAVDLMLAGKIWGAASLNGLLTSLVAGVDPEPILRALLLPRTACAGVTGKGPTIFAVTDDPGEVIEAWQGADGEVLLTRLRG; encoded by the coding sequence GTGAAGAAGGGCGTAGGAGGGGCGCACGGGGCCTTGAGCTTTCTTAACGCGATTCCCACTGGGGTAGGAGCGGCCGTTGGCGTGAACCTGCGCATGGAGTGCGAAGTTGAGCTACTCGACGAGCCCGTGGTGGTTGGCAAGTCTAGGGCCCGAGGCGCTCCCGTGGAACTCGAGAGCGACGTCTCCCTTAGCTTATTAGAGACGCTGAGAGAGAGGTTCGGGTACAGCGGTGGTCTGAGGTTCTCCGTTGAGTCAGAGATCCCCGTGGCTAAGGGCATGAAGAGCAGCACGGCTCTACTCGGCTGTCTTTTACGCGGTTGGCTTGACGCTATGAGCATACGGCTCGACTTAATGGAGGAGGCCAGACTCGTCGTGGAGATCGCGCGGCGCGCGAGACTCACTCTGACCGGTGCTCTCGATGACGCTCTCGCTACGCTCGGAGAGGGGCTCTTCGTGACGAATAATAGCGAGGGTAAACTACTAAGGCACCTCCGCTTGCCCAAGATGCAGGTCGTCGCGTTGGTGCCTCGGCGTTCTATCCACATTAGGGAGGTAGATAAAGGGGCCTATGAGCGGCTGAGGAACGCTTACGAAGAGGCAGTTGATCTGATGCTGGCCGGGAAGATTTGGGGGGCAGCTTCGCTGAATGGGCTGCTGACGTCGCTCGTCGCCGGGGTGGACCCCGAGCCCATATTGAGGGCGCTCCTCTTACCACGAACGGCGTGTGCGGGAGTCACGGGAAAGGGTCCTACAATCTTCGCTGTCACCGATGACCCGGGTGAGGTGATCGAGGCCTGGCAAGGAGCTGATGGAGAGGTGCTACTTACTCGTTTGAGAGGGTGA
- the aroE gene encoding shikimate dehydrogenase has product MDQARTRRGEIDVKKFFIVGKPLSHTASPHIYNRVFSSRGIGARYEPLEVDVEGLREFVKFVAREAAGFNVTVPHKTTVVPLLDELDATAREIGAVNTVLNVNEKLFGYNTDWIGVRRSLERFHVLRGLGEVLVVGAGGAARGVVYALRDSARRVVVLSRTGFSAKELAALASRWGLDAVGLEASNIAVREILGRVDLLINASPVGTLSWESPVPEDSLHPGLIVMDLVYNPLRTRLLAAAESAGCTTIDGLWVLCYQAAENLKIWLGLDVEVEELRSYGMEFLGSMQMR; this is encoded by the coding sequence TTGGACCAAGCTCGGACTCGCCGAGGAGAGATCGACGTGAAGAAGTTCTTCATTGTTGGGAAGCCACTCTCGCACACAGCCAGCCCGCACATCTATAACAGGGTCTTTTCCTCTAGAGGCATCGGAGCGCGATACGAGCCTCTCGAGGTCGATGTGGAGGGACTGAGAGAATTCGTGAAGTTTGTGGCACGAGAGGCCGCCGGCTTCAACGTCACCGTCCCTCACAAGACAACGGTAGTGCCACTCTTAGATGAGCTCGACGCCACGGCAAGAGAGATCGGGGCGGTGAACACCGTGCTCAATGTAAATGAGAAGCTCTTTGGTTATAACACGGACTGGATCGGAGTGAGGAGGTCTTTAGAGAGGTTCCATGTGCTCCGAGGCCTTGGCGAGGTCCTCGTCGTTGGAGCCGGAGGAGCCGCTCGAGGAGTCGTCTATGCGTTGAGAGATTCCGCGAGACGCGTCGTAGTGCTCAGCAGGACCGGCTTTTCGGCCAAGGAGCTAGCGGCTCTGGCATCGAGGTGGGGCCTCGACGCCGTAGGTCTCGAGGCATCGAATATAGCGGTTAGAGAGATCCTCGGTCGAGTTGATCTACTGATTAACGCGTCTCCCGTGGGAACTCTCTCATGGGAGAGCCCCGTCCCCGAGGACTCTCTGCATCCTGGGCTAATCGTGATGGATCTCGTTTACAATCCGCTTAGGACCAGGCTCTTGGCCGCGGCAGAATCCGCTGGGTGCACGACGATAGACGGGCTCTGGGTCCTCTGTTATCAGGCCGCTGAGAACCTCAAGATCTGGCTCGGATTAGATGTAGAGGTCGAAGAGCTGCGCTCCTACGGGATGGAATTCCTCGGTAGCATGCAGATGCGCTGA
- a CDS encoding type I 3-dehydroquinate dehydratase: protein MEGVRGGAKKINPVRAICTVLAAENFNELKRLAESLSTAMAELRLDYLLWALGEQRLPLEDVMELAERLKRRGVEVIVTLRERSEGGLYSGSPVRKAEIVAELSSAVGVAADLELSYERVSDVASELKRRGAKLIVSSHELSSALSRDDLRSRILRGFRLGADVVKVVYRASRIEDNIAALEACAMFSGRVVSFCVGRLGVVSRILSPLFGAPFTYAYPAGGTPTAEGQLTVEELVRVWTKLGLAEERST, encoded by the coding sequence TTGGAGGGAGTTCGAGGAGGCGCTAAGAAGATCAATCCAGTGAGAGCCATATGTACGGTGCTAGCCGCCGAGAACTTCAACGAGCTTAAGAGGCTGGCCGAGTCCCTCTCCACCGCGATGGCTGAGTTGAGGCTCGACTATCTCCTATGGGCCCTAGGAGAGCAACGGCTCCCGCTGGAAGACGTGATGGAACTTGCTGAGAGGCTGAAGAGACGAGGTGTCGAGGTCATCGTAACGCTTAGGGAGCGCAGCGAGGGCGGCCTCTACTCGGGAAGCCCCGTTCGCAAAGCCGAAATCGTAGCAGAGCTGAGCTCGGCGGTCGGAGTCGCCGCGGATCTCGAGCTGTCTTATGAACGCGTGAGCGATGTCGCGAGCGAGTTGAAGAGACGGGGCGCGAAGCTGATCGTGTCTTCACACGAGCTGAGCTCAGCTCTCTCTCGCGACGATTTGCGCTCCAGAATTCTGAGGGGCTTTCGGTTGGGAGCCGATGTAGTCAAGGTAGTCTACAGGGCCTCAAGGATTGAAGACAATATTGCCGCTCTAGAGGCCTGCGCTATGTTTAGCGGCAGGGTCGTTTCCTTCTGCGTTGGGAGACTCGGCGTAGTCTCGCGCATCCTCTCTCCCCTCTTTGGCGCTCCTTTCACTTACGCTTACCCAGCCGGAGGGACCCCTACAGCCGAGGGACAACTGACCGTAGAGGAGCTCGTGCGCGTTTGGACCAAGCTCGGACTCGCCGAGGAGAGATCGACGTGA
- the aroB gene encoding 3-dehydroquinate synthase: MPRLAVRRELTCEIVVGRGSLGSLGRIVAGLEPYGVVLAHEGLLPRFLVELASSSLDEAGVRYSLLPLPSGESCKSLEVVSQVWRGLARVGATRDTLVVGIGGGALLDAVGFAASTYMRGCRVAYVPTTLLAQADASIGGKTAIDFEGKNDVGTFSLPELVVIDPETLRTLPERELRHGAAEIVKHAVIEGGDFFELIERAGRSLLEDWVLLEEAIKRSINVKIKHVEVDFEDSKGVRARLNFGHTVAHAIERASGYSVAHGEAVAAGMAVEARMAEELVGFPSKERERLLNVLRSLSLPAEIEINAERLLENARADKKFRRGRPVLALPVAIGRVEVVELSWREFEEALRRSIQ; encoded by the coding sequence TTGCCTAGGCTTGCTGTGAGGAGGGAGCTGACCTGCGAGATCGTGGTCGGCAGAGGGTCCCTTGGAAGCTTAGGACGCATCGTCGCCGGTCTTGAGCCGTACGGTGTCGTGCTAGCGCATGAGGGGCTGCTTCCTCGCTTTCTCGTCGAGTTGGCCTCGTCCTCACTCGATGAGGCTGGCGTGCGCTACTCACTGCTTCCTCTGCCCTCGGGGGAGAGCTGTAAGTCCTTGGAGGTCGTGTCCCAAGTATGGAGGGGGCTGGCGCGAGTAGGAGCGACGCGCGATACGCTCGTGGTGGGCATAGGAGGGGGGGCTCTCTTAGACGCGGTGGGATTCGCCGCCTCGACTTACATGAGAGGCTGCCGCGTAGCCTACGTGCCTACGACGCTCTTAGCCCAGGCTGATGCCTCGATAGGAGGCAAAACGGCAATAGACTTCGAAGGCAAGAACGATGTGGGGACCTTCTCGCTCCCCGAGCTGGTGGTCATAGACCCCGAGACCTTGAGGACCTTGCCTGAGCGCGAGCTCAGACACGGGGCGGCCGAAATAGTTAAGCATGCCGTAATAGAGGGCGGCGACTTCTTCGAGCTCATCGAGAGAGCGGGGAGAAGTCTCCTCGAGGACTGGGTCCTCCTCGAGGAGGCTATAAAAAGGAGCATTAATGTGAAGATCAAACACGTCGAAGTAGACTTCGAGGACAGCAAAGGCGTGAGAGCGAGGTTAAACTTCGGTCACACGGTGGCCCACGCGATCGAGAGAGCGTCCGGTTACTCCGTAGCACACGGAGAAGCCGTAGCTGCTGGCATGGCCGTCGAGGCGAGAATGGCCGAGGAGCTCGTAGGATTTCCGTCGAAAGAGCGCGAGAGGCTGCTCAACGTGCTCAGGTCACTGAGCCTCCCCGCGGAAATTGAGATCAACGCGGAGAGGCTTCTCGAGAACGCGCGAGCCGACAAGAAGTTCAGGCGTGGTAGACCCGTCCTCGCTCTCCCCGTGGCGATAGGTCGCGTCGAGGTGGTGGAGCTCAGTTGGAGGGAGTTCGAGGAGGCGCTAAGAAGATCAATCCAGTGA
- the aroF gene encoding 3-deoxy-7-phosphoheptulonate synthase produces the protein MVDYKLVTKEYKNKTVIKIGNLRIGERPVVVAGPCAVESREQLLETAEAVKRAGAHMLRGGAFKPRTSPYAFQGLGVEGLKILREARDSVGLPIVTEVLDVRDVKLVAEYADVIQVGARNMQNFPLLRELGRVDKPILLKRGFGATIDELLYAAEYIMSSGNEDVILCERGIRTFETRTRFTLDIAAVPVIKEISHLPIFVDPSHPAGKRSLVPPLAKAALAAGADGIIVEVHVNPEKALSDGPQSLSPSDFEALMGELRCLGLL, from the coding sequence TTGGTAGATTACAAACTAGTAACGAAAGAGTACAAGAATAAAACAGTAATAAAAATTGGAAATCTTAGGATAGGCGAGAGACCCGTCGTGGTTGCCGGCCCCTGCGCCGTCGAGTCGCGAGAGCAGCTGCTCGAGACGGCCGAGGCCGTCAAGAGGGCCGGAGCTCATATGTTGCGTGGAGGAGCCTTCAAGCCGAGGACCTCGCCCTATGCCTTTCAAGGGCTCGGTGTCGAGGGATTGAAGATCCTCCGCGAGGCAAGAGACTCCGTTGGTCTACCCATCGTCACGGAGGTCCTCGACGTGCGCGACGTGAAGCTGGTCGCGGAATACGCAGACGTTATCCAAGTAGGGGCCAGGAACATGCAGAACTTCCCGCTCTTGAGAGAGCTGGGCCGAGTCGACAAGCCGATCCTGCTTAAAAGAGGCTTCGGAGCGACTATCGACGAATTACTCTACGCGGCCGAGTACATCATGTCGAGCGGGAACGAGGATGTGATCCTCTGCGAGCGCGGAATAAGAACCTTCGAGACCAGAACCAGGTTCACCCTCGACATAGCGGCTGTACCGGTGATAAAGGAGATATCCCACCTGCCGATCTTCGTGGATCCGAGTCACCCGGCCGGTAAGCGCTCTCTCGTGCCGCCTCTCGCTAAGGCTGCTCTCGCCGCCGGAGCCGACGGGATAATTGTGGAGGTCCACGTAAATCCCGAGAAGGCTCTATCCGATGGCCCCCAGAGCCTCTCGCCGTCTGATTTCGAGGCATTGATGGGTGAGCTTCGTTGCCTAGGCTTGCTGTGA
- a CDS encoding transketolase family protein, with protein MTVQLTAKSYRKALGETLVELGLRNSDVVVLDADTARSTGTFAFAEMFPHRFFNIGISEQDLISTAAGMAIAGLLPVAVAFASFMMRGWEQIRNTVARDRLNVKLVGTHAGLSAHIDGSSHQALEDLALTRVLPGFTVVSPADAIATRELLRCALEEVVGPVYVRLGRDNALEVYERGDSLRLGRASVLRDGEDVLVVACGPMVRIALEASKLAEKVGLRAMVVDLHTIKPPDSRALVEHARRTGCVLTLEEHSVVGGLGSTVAEVLSEEYPVPLRRIGIRESFGTSARSYEELLAHYGLTPEKVLDEIIKLIKQKR; from the coding sequence TTGACAGTCCAGCTCACCGCCAAGAGCTATCGCAAAGCGCTCGGGGAGACCTTGGTTGAGCTCGGCCTCAGGAATAGCGATGTAGTGGTCCTCGATGCGGACACAGCGCGCTCTACGGGGACTTTCGCATTCGCGGAGATGTTCCCCCACAGGTTCTTCAATATCGGAATAAGCGAGCAAGATCTCATCTCTACCGCAGCCGGAATGGCTATAGCGGGCCTTCTCCCCGTGGCCGTGGCCTTCGCGTCTTTCATGATGCGGGGCTGGGAGCAGATAAGAAATACCGTGGCACGTGACCGATTGAACGTGAAGCTCGTTGGCACGCATGCGGGTCTATCGGCTCACATCGACGGGTCCTCCCATCAAGCTCTGGAAGACCTCGCTCTCACTAGAGTTCTCCCGGGCTTCACCGTAGTGTCCCCCGCCGACGCTATCGCTACGCGCGAGCTCCTACGCTGCGCCCTCGAGGAGGTCGTCGGTCCGGTTTACGTGAGATTGGGTAGAGACAACGCTCTCGAAGTTTACGAGCGCGGCGATTCATTGAGGCTCGGGCGGGCATCAGTTCTGCGGGATGGAGAAGATGTTCTCGTCGTGGCGTGCGGCCCCATGGTCAGAATAGCGCTTGAAGCCTCGAAGCTCGCCGAGAAGGTCGGACTTCGGGCAATGGTCGTAGATCTTCACACGATTAAGCCTCCCGACTCTCGCGCGCTCGTTGAGCACGCTAGGAGGACGGGTTGCGTTCTGACGTTGGAGGAACACAGCGTGGTAGGCGGCCTCGGCTCCACGGTCGCCGAGGTCCTCTCGGAGGAGTACCCCGTTCCTCTGCGCAGGATAGGAATTCGAGAGTCTTTTGGCACGTCCGCTCGGAGCTACGAGGAACTCCTCGCTCACTACGGTCTGACGCCCGAGAAAGTCCTAGATGAGATTATAAAATTGATTAAACAAAAGAGGTAA
- a CDS encoding thiamine pyrophosphate-dependent enzyme: MGREVTPISRGGGVAPPISSLRSGVEPLDPRASPLQNLRPPREELERLSASLRGMLLRLRELESKGLAWHMRSALTSLKIVAVLYGLWAEKSAGSRRFVVVSKGHCSMAVYAWLAETGAINGEELERFASLGSRLQAHPEARTVPGIVVSSGSLGQGLSIANGIALAGRLKGEKLEVAVIMGDGELDEGQVWEAAATAAAYGLEEVIAVIDRNLMQHTGPTELVKPKEPLREKWRSFGWNVLEVENNVESIAWALNVASTAKNSRPTAVIVYTGSSGFEELG, encoded by the coding sequence ATGGGGCGTGAGGTCACGCCAATTTCCCGAGGCGGGGGAGTTGCCCCGCCAATATCGAGCCTGAGAAGCGGGGTCGAGCCTCTCGACCCTCGAGCCTCCCCGCTACAGAATCTCCGGCCTCCGCGTGAGGAGCTCGAGAGGCTCTCCGCGTCGCTTCGCGGAATGCTCCTCAGGTTGCGAGAGCTGGAGTCCAAGGGACTAGCTTGGCATATGCGCTCTGCTCTGACATCGCTCAAAATAGTCGCAGTCCTCTACGGGCTTTGGGCCGAGAAGAGCGCGGGCTCTAGGCGCTTCGTCGTTGTGAGCAAGGGCCACTGCTCCATGGCGGTCTACGCGTGGCTCGCCGAGACCGGCGCGATAAACGGCGAAGAGCTCGAGAGGTTCGCCTCTCTCGGCTCGAGGCTACAAGCTCACCCCGAGGCTCGAACGGTGCCCGGCATCGTCGTATCTAGCGGCTCGCTAGGGCAGGGGCTCTCAATTGCAAACGGCATAGCACTGGCCGGGAGATTGAAAGGCGAGAAGCTCGAGGTGGCGGTTATCATGGGGGATGGCGAGCTCGACGAAGGGCAAGTGTGGGAGGCCGCCGCCACCGCGGCCGCCTATGGATTAGAAGAGGTGATCGCTGTCATCGATAGGAACTTAATGCAACACACGGGTCCCACCGAACTCGTGAAGCCCAAAGAGCCTCTGAGGGAAAAGTGGAGGTCCTTTGGGTGGAACGTGCTCGAGGTGGAGAACAACGTAGAGTCTATCGCGTGGGCGCTCAACGTGGCCTCCACAGCGAAGAACAGCAGGCCAACCGCCGTGATAGTTTACACGGGCTCCTCCGGCTTCGAGGAATTAGGGTGA
- a CDS encoding glutaredoxin domain-containing protein, protein MRREGLACNIEGLVLYTLLGDERCLPCARILRFLETLGLLSKVEVRDAREHKEELKWLTGGRTIVPVLLEPSSGKIMTGCPVDLSEFAIELERVFCSPRGRNI, encoded by the coding sequence ATGAGAAGAGAGGGGCTGGCCTGCAACATTGAGGGCCTCGTCCTCTACACGCTGCTCGGCGATGAGAGATGTCTACCCTGCGCGAGGATCCTTAGATTCCTCGAGACCCTTGGGCTGCTGAGTAAAGTCGAGGTGCGAGACGCCAGAGAGCATAAGGAGGAGCTCAAGTGGCTTACCGGCGGTAGAACGATTGTTCCGGTCCTGCTCGAGCCCTCGAGCGGTAAGATAATGACTGGCTGTCCAGTCGATTTGAGCGAGTTCGCCATCGAGCTCGAGCGGGTCTTCTGTTCTCCGCGAGGCCGTAACATTTAA